In a genomic window of Anoxybacter fermentans:
- a CDS encoding DUF5723 family protein, which produces MKRAYLLLGLLLLTMIFSGTVNASADIKGMGNAPGAAAIGDNAIEWNPAALNVEKGIFKLDLALLDTTLWTNSFSIIDILNYGGLVEGSDANWDEEEIEEILNLIPKTGFSINMDHTTRPKLIIGPVGFSTGINVHARGRLDKDLFELFLKGNTPYVDLKGTNEPEKILDLTDTELDFLATADIGLAFGIPLHKFKFIKDKISKYFDTLYFGTGYHYVTGFHANITLTDETKFYLGYDDEGIPTIRFEDNKTFKEKLDELEEGALYPLIEAIYPTDFSHIGTGSALDFGLFAQRDKLSFGVSLMNLGSITIKDGEIMQYGLIKDSGTEEGFRFSEEPVITKLTEPRKVMLPSKFNLGVSYKFRRWLLLGAQFSSTKAGENLRYNEIGAGLEFNPLRILPLRLGIIRSFAKNSTTYTGGLGIHLGPLKTDLAATFDYKSISMGVNTSIEF; this is translated from the coding sequence GTGAAAAGAGCATATCTCTTGCTTGGACTGTTGCTTTTAACAATGATATTTTCTGGAACTGTAAATGCTTCTGCAGATATAAAGGGAATGGGAAATGCCCCTGGCGCAGCAGCTATAGGTGATAATGCTATTGAATGGAATCCTGCTGCACTTAATGTAGAAAAAGGCATTTTTAAATTAGATCTGGCACTTCTAGATACTACCCTCTGGACCAACTCTTTTAGCATTATCGATATTCTTAATTATGGTGGACTTGTAGAAGGTAGTGATGCTAATTGGGATGAGGAAGAAATCGAAGAGATTCTAAATCTAATTCCCAAAACAGGGTTCAGTATCAATATGGATCATACTACCCGGCCAAAGCTGATCATTGGCCCTGTGGGATTTTCTACAGGTATTAATGTCCATGCCAGAGGTAGATTGGATAAAGACCTTTTTGAGCTATTTTTAAAGGGAAATACACCTTATGTTGATTTGAAAGGAACTAACGAACCAGAAAAGATTCTTGATCTTACAGATACCGAACTTGACTTTCTAGCTACCGCCGATATAGGCTTAGCATTTGGTATTCCACTTCATAAATTTAAGTTTATCAAAGATAAAATCAGTAAATATTTTGACACATTATATTTTGGTACTGGTTATCATTACGTAACAGGTTTCCATGCTAATATAACCCTTACTGATGAGACTAAATTTTATCTTGGTTATGATGATGAAGGAATCCCTACTATCCGTTTCGAGGATAACAAAACCTTTAAAGAGAAACTGGATGAATTAGAAGAAGGCGCTTTATATCCATTGATCGAAGCTATTTATCCCACTGACTTTTCACATATAGGAACTGGATCAGCCCTTGACTTTGGACTATTTGCTCAACGAGATAAACTCTCTTTTGGCGTAAGTTTAATGAACCTTGGCTCCATTACTATTAAAGATGGAGAAATAATGCAATACGGATTAATTAAAGACTCCGGAACTGAAGAAGGCTTTAGATTCTCAGAAGAACCTGTAATTACAAAATTAACTGAACCCCGCAAAGTTATGCTTCCTTCAAAGTTTAACTTAGGAGTATCTTATAAATTCAGACGCTGGCTTTTGTTGGGCGCTCAGTTTTCCAGTACTAAAGCCGGCGAGAATTTACGCTACAATGAAATTGGCGCAGGATTAGAATTTAATCCTCTAAGAATTCTCCCCCTTCGGCTTGGTATAATTAGATCTTTTGCTAAAAATAGTACTACTTATACCGGAGGTCTGGGAATACATTTAGGTCCTCTTAAGACTGATCTGGCAGCAACATTTGATTATAAAAGTATTTCTATGGGTGTCAATACTTCTATTGAATTTTAA
- a CDS encoding BMP family lipoprotein: MKKLLVLMLTVVCLLSLSVMVLAKDEIKIGMVTDVGGLGDQSFNDAAYRGLKWLEEEFGVKVTVVESAMMTDYVVNLSSLAEQGYDLVWAIGFLMQDALAEVAELYPDTRFGLIDSVVDAPNVASVTFKEHEGSFLVGVLAGLKTKTNKVGFIGGMDFPLIHKFEAGFIAGVKTVNPDAEVIVGYTGVFDDPNKGKELALTQYSQGADIIYHASGACGIGVIKAAEEKGPEYFAIGVDSPQFHLAPDSVLTSMLKRVDVGVYTVSKALIKGEWKAGHIVLGLAENGVGYSEHAKKMFDKDTLDIVEGYKMQIIAGEIKVPSTREELKEMFGN, from the coding sequence ATGAAAAAACTATTGGTACTTATGTTAACTGTAGTTTGTCTTTTAAGTCTTTCAGTTATGGTTTTGGCCAAAGATGAAATCAAAATTGGTATGGTTACAGATGTTGGCGGACTGGGAGACCAATCCTTTAATGATGCAGCTTATCGGGGTTTGAAGTGGCTAGAAGAAGAATTTGGAGTAAAAGTTACTGTTGTTGAATCTGCTATGATGACTGATTATGTTGTAAACTTAAGTAGTCTTGCAGAGCAGGGATATGACCTGGTTTGGGCTATCGGTTTTTTGATGCAAGATGCTCTGGCTGAAGTTGCTGAATTATATCCTGATACCAGATTTGGTCTGATTGACTCTGTTGTGGATGCTCCAAATGTAGCTTCTGTAACATTTAAGGAACATGAAGGTTCTTTTCTGGTAGGGGTTTTAGCTGGTCTGAAAACAAAGACCAATAAAGTTGGTTTTATTGGTGGTATGGACTTCCCATTGATTCACAAGTTTGAGGCTGGCTTTATTGCTGGTGTAAAAACAGTAAATCCAGATGCAGAAGTTATTGTTGGTTATACTGGTGTGTTTGATGATCCAAACAAGGGTAAGGAATTGGCTCTGACCCAATATTCTCAGGGTGCTGATATTATTTATCACGCTTCCGGTGCTTGTGGTATTGGTGTTATTAAGGCTGCTGAAGAAAAAGGTCCTGAGTACTTTGCCATTGGCGTTGACAGTCCTCAATTCCACTTAGCACCAGATAGCGTACTGACCAGTATGCTGAAGCGGGTTGATGTTGGTGTTTATACCGTATCTAAGGCTTTGATTAAAGGTGAGTGGAAAGCTGGTCACATTGTTCTTGGTTTAGCGGAAAATGGTGTAGGTTATAGTGAACATGCAAAGAAAATGTTTGATAAAGATACTCTTGATATCGTAGAAGGATATAAGATGCAAATTATCGCTGGTGAAATAAAAGTTCCTTCTACCCGGGAAGAATTAAAAGAAATGTTTGGCAACTAA
- a CDS encoding Ger(x)C family spore germination protein, producing MKTIKIWVVLIMVLLLFSGCWDAKEIEEQFLVWGMSWDVSKDDPHLLTLNLSSPSTAEGAKEPITVVASTGHSVEEARMNAQAHLYRSIEFGHLRILVIGEDFARKGIQKHLDSLGRNPRVNRKTLIAVVEGRAADIWKLKNPSNPLPVDYVVNLIKTNSQFSRALDFSFRDFFEALSREGKEPVTTYLRMSKDKRTITAFSIAIFKKDKFIGTIDNIEVQIYQMIIGKSKHGTITIGQATWPDEESITFSFRNVFTDVKTEVKDDIPHVYLNLEIEGDLTEQTSLIPAINVQTIKRTERALKARLEREFAKTIDKVQHEFKSDVFGFGEYFRAYYPAYWKSHNWEEEFPRAVVHVKIKVNIRRIGIES from the coding sequence ATGAAAACTATTAAAATATGGGTTGTACTTATTATGGTATTGTTATTATTTTCAGGGTGTTGGGATGCAAAAGAGATTGAAGAGCAGTTTCTGGTATGGGGGATGAGTTGGGATGTTTCAAAAGATGACCCTCATCTTTTGACTCTGAATTTAAGTTCGCCTTCTACAGCTGAAGGAGCAAAAGAACCTATTACTGTAGTAGCATCTACCGGCCATTCTGTAGAAGAAGCCAGGATGAATGCTCAGGCTCATTTGTATCGTTCAATAGAGTTTGGTCATCTTCGTATTCTAGTAATAGGTGAAGATTTTGCCAGAAAGGGGATTCAAAAGCACCTGGATTCTTTAGGCCGAAATCCCAGAGTTAACCGTAAGACCTTAATTGCAGTAGTTGAGGGGAGGGCTGCTGATATCTGGAAACTTAAAAATCCCAGTAATCCTCTCCCAGTTGACTATGTAGTTAATTTGATCAAAACCAATAGTCAATTTTCCAGGGCCCTTGATTTTTCCTTCCGTGATTTTTTTGAAGCTTTAAGCCGTGAAGGAAAAGAACCGGTTACAACCTATTTACGCATGTCTAAAGATAAAAGGACTATTACCGCTTTTAGTATTGCTATATTTAAAAAAGATAAGTTTATAGGCACTATTGATAATATAGAAGTTCAGATTTATCAGATGATTATTGGAAAATCTAAGCATGGTACAATAACTATCGGACAGGCTACCTGGCCGGATGAGGAGTCAATTACTTTTTCTTTTCGTAATGTTTTTACTGATGTAAAAACAGAAGTAAAAGATGACATACCTCATGTTTATCTTAACCTGGAAATAGAAGGAGATCTAACTGAACAGACATCCCTTATTCCTGCTATCAATGTTCAAACCATCAAAAGGACGGAAAGAGCATTAAAAGCACGTTTGGAGCGGGAATTCGCCAAAACTATTGATAAAGTTCAGCATGAGTTTAAATCAGATGTATTTGGTTTTGGTGAGTATTTTCGTGCATATTATCCTGCTTATTGGAAATCCCATAACTGGGAAGAAGAATTTCCCCGGGCAGTAGTTCATGTAAAGATTAAAGTTAATATCAGGAGGATAGGTATTGAAAGTTAA